The DNA window CCGCAGCATGGCGCGGTTGGGCAGACCCGTCAGCAAGTCAAAGTGCGCCATCCAGCGGATACGCTGCTCGTCTGCCTTGCGCTGGCTCACATCCGAAAAAATGGCGATGAAATGGCTGGCATCGCCCTCGGCGTTGCCGATGCGGCTCATGGTCAGCCACTGCGGATACACCTCGCCGTTCTTGCGCTTGTTCCAGATCTCCCCCTGCCACAGTCCCTCGGTCTGTACGGCGCGCCAAAGGGCTGCATAGAACGCGGCGTCGTGGCGCCCCGACGCCAGAAGCCGGGGGTTGCGGCCCCGCACATCGTCAAAAGTGAACCCGGTAATGGTCGTGAAGGCCGGGTTAACCAGCAGGATCTTCTGGTGTGCATCGGTCACCATGATGCCGTCGTGGCTGTTCTGGAACACCTCGGACGCCAGGCGCCCTTGTGATTCGAACGACTTGCGCTGGATGGCGCTCCCCATGAAGTGGCTCACCCGCTCCACCAGCGTGGTGTCGTGGTGGTCCAGCGCGTTTTTGCGGCGGCTGAAAGTGTCCAGCACGCCAACGACCGTGCGCGAATCCGTCAGGATGGGCACCGAGGTGCAATCCATCCAGCGCTCCTGGTGGGCCATGGACAGGACCAGTGAACGCAGGGGGGTATTGTCCAGCAGCGGGGCAATGCCTTGCGCCCCACTGAACTCCACGACACCAGCAACATCGTTCTGCGCATGCCCCGGAAAAACGGCTCGCGCCTTCGCCAACACCCCCTCAAGGCCATGCGCCGCCTGCGGCTCCAGCTGGCCTGAACGCTCATCCAGGAGCCACACCAAGCCACGCACAGAGGGCAAAAGCTCCTCCAAGTGGCCCACCAGACGGCTCAGGATCTGGTCGATATCGGGCTCGCTGGCAATCAGCTCCAGTGCAAAAGCACGCAGCGCTTCCAGTTGCCGGGTCTGGTGCTGCGCGGTGAGGTTCATGGCGGTTCCGGTCACCCGGACGGGCCGCCCGGCCGGGTCGCGTGAGACAAACCCGCGTGCCAGCACCGGCACATAGCGGCCGGACCGGTGGCGCAGCCGCACCTCTTCGACCACCACGTTATCCTCCGATGCCAGCAAACGCCCCTGCAAGGAAGCCATCCGCGCCAGGTCCTGCGGATGGACGAGCGCCTTGATGCGCAGGGGGCCCTGGGGCATGTCGTCCACCCCATAGCCGAGCATGTGCCAACCTTGGGGAGAAAACTCGGTCTGCAGGCTTGGCAACTGGCATTCCCACGGGGCGTCGGTCGATCCTTTGAGCACCAACTCCAGTTGCGCCTGGGAATGGCGCAGCAGTTCCTCGGCCCGCTGGCGCTGCGCTTCATTGGCGAAATAGTCCAGCGCGAAATCCACATCGGACGCCATTTGCGAAAGCAAGGTGCGTGCATCCGGTGAAAAGCTGTCGGCCGACCCGGCGATCAGCACAAACACTCCGACCACTTCACCCGACCGGTGCAAGGGGAAAGCCACGGCAGGTCGGGTGTTTGGTCTGTCGTTAATCCAGACCTCACGGCCCTCGCGCAGTGCCGTCCACGCACACCCCAGACCCGGCATGTCGGCGCCGACAACCAGATCAGCACCCATGTCCGGCGCGCCCGCTCCATGCGCAGCCACCAATTGCAGCGCCGGCGAGCCTGGTTCGCGCATGCCAATCCAGGCCAGATGCATCCCTCCCAGCGGAACAGCGGCCTCGCAAATACGCGCGAAAAGCGCTTGCGCCGTAGAGCATTGCACGATCGCCTGGTTGCAAGCACTCAGGGCCGCATAGAGCCGTGATTGCTGTTTGATCCGAAGTTCGTCTTCATGCCTGCGGGTGATGTCCTGGAGCGCCACGATGCATTGCTTGTGCCCATCGTCCTGCTCCAGCACGCGCAACTGCACGCTGACAAACGCCTGCGCACCATCACCCCGGCGAATGCGCCGGTCCACGGCATAGGCCTTGATGTCGCCGCGCACCAGACGATCCACCCCCTCCAGGTCTTGTACCAGGTCGTCCGGGCTGACCAGATCGGCCCAGGCCAGTCGCTCAACCTGTTCGGGCGCAAAGCCCACGATGCTACAAAAATGCCGGTTAAAGCGCCCCCAGCGGGCATGGGACAGATCGCCTGTCGCAATGCCGATAAATGGCAGAGAAAAAAACTGCCCCATCAACTGGTCTGAACGGGTCTTCTGAACCAGCATCTCCAACCGCTGTGCACGCCGCAGCTGCCGCCAAAATAGCGCCAGCACCAATGCCAGTGCGATGACTGCGAGCGTGGTCACCGCGCTGACCCACCAAGCCAGCACATGCACGGGCTGCAGCACCTCGGCCCGGTCGATTTTGGCCACCACGTGCCAGTCCGTGTTGGCCACAGGCCGGAAGGCAGAGAGCACTTCGACATTGCGGTGGTCCCGGCCGGCCATCTGTCCAGGCTCGCTGGCACGCAACGCCGCCGCTGCGGGCAAGGTATCGTTGGCCATAGGCAAGCGCAAGCGCATGGCGGTGCCGCTGCGGTGGCGCAGTTCGTTCATGAACACCGCTGCGTCACCCTCCCTGCGCACCAGCAAAGTTTCGCCGCTGGGACTCAAGGTCGGCCAGGCCTGGATGACCGGAAACAGGAACCTCTCCGGCGAAATACCCATTTGCACCACCGCCACCATGCGCCGCTGTGCACTGCTGATGTCATAAATCGGCAGCAACCAGCGCAACTGCGCATGTCCTTGGGCATCGACGTTCAGGTCCAGACGCACGGCCTGCTCGGCCTGCACCAGTTGGGGAACAAAGCGGCCCTGGGATTCTGGCGTGCCGTCTTGCGCCGCCATGCTGGCCAGTACATGGCCGTCGAGATCGAGCAGATCAATGGCGTCGTAGTCAAAGGCGGTTCGCAGCAATGCAAAACGCTGCATGACGGCCGCCTGTTGTGCGGTGCTGCGCGCCGGATCCACCTGGAGCGCGACGACTTGCTGGGCAAAGACCGCGTCATCCGAAAGCATCTGGGCATTCTTCTGCCGCTCGCCCAGCCAGTTTTCGATCTGGTCGGACTTGAGGCGCGCAATGGCGGCCATATTGGCCAACGCCTCCGCCTCTGCCTTGGGCGCCTGTATGCGCACGACCATCCACCCGGTCAACGGCAACAGCATGGCCAGCGCACAGATCAGCGCTAAAAACTGTCTGGCTGTGGCTCGCCCGGTCAGGGTGGACATACCTTGGATCTCAAAACCTTCTCCGTTCCTCAGAATGATTCGGACCGGCCAGGCGCGGCGCAAACGAGGAATGCGGTCGCTGCGCAGCGACCGGTGCATGCCCCAGCTTGAAGACATCGACCCCAGCCACCAGTTGCTGCGCCTGCGACTTCAGGCTGTCCGCTGCGGCGGCCATCTCCTCGACCAGGGCCGCATTCTGCTGCGTGACCTGGTCCATGTGCGTAACGGCCTCGCCCACCTGGGACACGCCCAGGCTCTGCTCCGTACTGGCCGCACTGATTTCGCCCATGAGGTCGGTCACGCGCCGAATCGCGCTGACCACCTCGGACATGGTGGCACCGGCCTGGTCCGCCTGGGCCGTACCCTGTTCGACGCGGTCCACGCTGGCGCTGATGAGGTGCTTGATTTCCTTGGCGGCCTCGGCTGAGCGGCTGGCCAGGCTGCGCACCTCAGTGGCGACCACGGCAAAACCCCGACCCTGCTCACCCGCACGGGCCGCTTCAACCGCTGCATTCAGCGCAAGAATATTGGTTTGAAAGGCAATGCTGTCGATCACACCGATGATGTCCGCAATCCTGCGCGAGCTCTCATTGATGCCCTGCATGGTGGCGACCACCTGCGACACCACTTCGCCGCCCTTGACCGCGACCTGGCTGGCGCTGGCAGCCAATTGGTTGGCCTGGCGGGAGTTGTCCGCGTTTTGCTGCACAGTGGAGTTGAGTTGCTCCATGGAAGCCGCTGTCTCTTCCAGCGAACTGGCCTGGCTCTCGGTGCGCGACGCCAGGTCGTGGTTTCCTTGTGCAATCTGTACGCTGGCGCTCGCCACTGCCTGGGCACCCTCTCGCACCTGCCCCACCACGCCGGAGAGCTGCACCTGCATTTCGACCAGGGCATTCATCAGGCTCGCAATCTCGTTCGTGCCCTGCACCTCGACCGCGGTCGTCAAGTCGCCCGCCGCAACCGCCTGCGCCAGCCGTA is part of the Simplicispira sp. 125 genome and encodes:
- a CDS encoding EAL domain-containing protein; the encoded protein is MSTLTGRATARQFLALICALAMLLPLTGWMVVRIQAPKAEAEALANMAAIARLKSDQIENWLGERQKNAQMLSDDAVFAQQVVALQVDPARSTAQQAAVMQRFALLRTAFDYDAIDLLDLDGHVLASMAAQDGTPESQGRFVPQLVQAEQAVRLDLNVDAQGHAQLRWLLPIYDISSAQRRMVAVVQMGISPERFLFPVIQAWPTLSPSGETLLVRREGDAAVFMNELRHRSGTAMRLRLPMANDTLPAAAALRASEPGQMAGRDHRNVEVLSAFRPVANTDWHVVAKIDRAEVLQPVHVLAWWVSAVTTLAVIALALVLALFWRQLRRAQRLEMLVQKTRSDQLMGQFFSLPFIGIATGDLSHARWGRFNRHFCSIVGFAPEQVERLAWADLVSPDDLVQDLEGVDRLVRGDIKAYAVDRRIRRGDGAQAFVSVQLRVLEQDDGHKQCIVALQDITRRHEDELRIKQQSRLYAALSACNQAIVQCSTAQALFARICEAAVPLGGMHLAWIGMREPGSPALQLVAAHGAGAPDMGADLVVGADMPGLGCAWTALREGREVWINDRPNTRPAVAFPLHRSGEVVGVFVLIAGSADSFSPDARTLLSQMASDVDFALDYFANEAQRQRAEELLRHSQAQLELVLKGSTDAPWECQLPSLQTEFSPQGWHMLGYGVDDMPQGPLRIKALVHPQDLARMASLQGRLLASEDNVVVEEVRLRHRSGRYVPVLARGFVSRDPAGRPVRVTGTAMNLTAQHQTRQLEALRAFALELIASEPDIDQILSRLVGHLEELLPSVRGLVWLLDERSGQLEPQAAHGLEGVLAKARAVFPGHAQNDVAGVVEFSGAQGIAPLLDNTPLRSLVLSMAHQERWMDCTSVPILTDSRTVVGVLDTFSRRKNALDHHDTTLVERVSHFMGSAIQRKSFESQGRLASEVFQNSHDGIMVTDAHQKILLVNPAFTTITGFTFDDVRGRNPRLLASGRHDAAFYAALWRAVQTEGLWQGEIWNKRKNGEVYPQWLTMSRIGNAEGDASHFIAIFSDVSQRKADEQRIRWMAHFDLLTGLPNRAMLRDRFAHDLCLAQRSDEPMALMFLDLDHFKNINDSLGHGIGDELLIAVSRRMRQQVREQDTVARMGGDEFVLVLPGTDADGAAHLARKLIESIAEPLQVREHELMVTPSIGIAMFPEDGHDLDTLAQYADAAMYRAKLDGRNAYRFYSSDMHTQAARTLLLEGALRRALEREQLALHYQPQCCLQDGRVVGVEALLRWQHPELGMVSPAEFIPIAEKSGLILPIGEWVLRTAVQQLARWQASGLQQITMAVNVSAVQFRHPNLPGLVSRILAEEGVLPDCLELELTEGVASNDPERAIAIMADLRARGVRMSIDDFGTGYSSLSYLKRFQVCKLKIDKSFVQDITVNAEDRAIVYAIIGMASSLGLRTIAEGVETQEQLDALRARGCDEIQGYFYSRPLPAQECEQFLRTHRPAAVLTVA